Sequence from the Cytophagia bacterium CHB2 genome:
CAAATTTGATTTTGCCGGAAACGATTTCTTCGCGCAGGCTCTTGAGCTTTTCGGCGGTACGGTTTTCGTCGCCCGCGCTCATCGCGACGCGAATAAGAATGTGCCGTACATTGATTTTTTCGCCGCGGCGATCGATCATTTGAATGATATGAATACCGAATTGCGATTGCACCAGCCCGGAGATTTCACCCGGCTGCAGGGCAAATGCCGCTTCCTCAAACTCTCGTACAAAATCACCGCGTTGAATAAAGCCCAACTCGCCGCCGCGCTTTTGCGAGCCCGGATCTTCGGAATATTTGCCGGCCAGCTCTGCAAAATTTTCGCCGGCGCGAATGCGCGTGAGTAACTCTTCCGCTTTGGCGCGTGCGGCCTTGGTGGCTTCATCGCCCGCCTGGATGTTCAACAAAACATGGCTCAACCTTACGGATTCTTTGATGCCGGGCAGGCTGTCTTTCATGGCATGATAGAACTGTTCAACCTCCCGGCGCGAAATTCTGACCTCGCGAAACTTCTTTTGCTGCAGCGTGCGCACCAGCATGCCCTCGGAAATGTCGCGGCGCAGCGTGCGTCGAATCTTGCGCATGGGCTGGCCAAAATATTCTTCCACTTTTTCTTCCGAACCAAGCTGCTGCGTCATGGCTTTAATGCGATCGTCCAGCACTTGATCGACCTGGCGCTCATCCACCACCACGCTGTCCTCCGCCGCTTTGACCAGCATGGCTTTTTGATCAACCAGACTCTCGAGCGCATTCGTCCGCAGCGCGTCGAATTTGGCGGCGTCGCGCCGCGGGTCGATGCCCATCTGAATCGCGAGTTGATAAGCATATTGACTCAACTCGGATTGCAAGATGATCTTATCGTCTACCGTGGCCACGATTCGATCGAGAACTTCCTGGGCGCTCGCTTTTTGCGCAACCGGGACTAGAGTCAAGAGCAAACAAACAAACATGAAATGGCGCGGCGCCGAAGAAAAAAGAGTGTGGACGATTTGCCGCGCTTTCCTGGCGACCGGGTGTCTTTGCT
This genomic interval carries:
- a CDS encoding parvulin peptidyl-prolyl isomerase, giving the protein MFSKLSGNVILEQADILGVQKIKQRHPVARKARQIVHTLFSSAPRHFMFVCLLLTLVPVAQKASAQEVLDRIVATVDDKIILQSELSQYAYQLAIQMGIDPRRDAAKFDALRTNALESLVDQKAMLVKAAEDSVVVDERQVDQVLDDRIKAMTQQLGSEEKVEEYFGQPMRKIRRTLRRDISEGMLVRTLQQKKFREVRISRREVEQFYHAMKDSLPGIKESVRLSHVLLNIQAGDEATKAARAKAEELLTRIRAGENFAELAGKYSEDPGSQKRGGELGFIQRGDFVREFEEAAFALQPGEISGLVQSQFGIHIIQMIDRRGEKINVRHILIRVAMSAGDENRTAEKLKSLREEIVSGKIKFEDAAKQYSNDLTTNEKGGDLGWFEIDQLQVPEFMDVAKSLKPGEISQPIKTQFGYHIVRLDERREPRDFNLKEDWDQIEDMALNFKAEQEFRKWVDALKKDLYIKIADQS